Proteins from a single region of Abyssalbus ytuae:
- a CDS encoding SMP-30/gluconolactonase/LRE family protein, with the protein MKKIILLCLAFLIFSFKESKKSSLHSERLPEKYYTGIRDNKNIERLYPKIERLSPKLDEFIKSSAQLEIISKGYDWAEGPVWIETEKMLLWSDVPKNSIYSWKEGEEAKLYLKPSGYTGSTPLGTREPGSNGLLLSPDGKLVLCQHGDRRLAYMDAPVKSPQPKFISVADKFEEKKFNSPNDAVYDNIGNLYFTDPPYGLKTQNDESPEKEIEFNGVYKVDKEGKVTVLIDSLTRPNGIAFNTDYTRCYVSNSDPQKAYWAVYDVTPDKTFANGKIFFDATNMVKQGKKGLPDGLKVDDIGTLYATGPGGILVLTTYGEHIGTINTQHATANCGFNADKSVLYITADNYIMRLKLL; encoded by the coding sequence CAAAAAGAGTTCCCTACACTCAGAAAGGCTGCCGGAAAAATATTATACCGGTATCCGCGATAACAAAAATATTGAACGATTATACCCCAAAATTGAAAGACTATCCCCTAAACTGGATGAATTTATTAAATCTTCAGCCCAACTTGAAATTATATCCAAAGGATATGATTGGGCAGAAGGCCCTGTATGGATAGAAACCGAAAAAATGTTATTATGGTCGGATGTACCAAAAAACAGTATCTACAGCTGGAAAGAAGGTGAAGAAGCAAAACTATACTTAAAACCTTCAGGATATACAGGAAGCACTCCATTAGGAACACGGGAACCCGGATCTAACGGGTTATTATTATCTCCTGACGGAAAACTGGTGCTGTGCCAACATGGTGACAGAAGACTGGCCTATATGGATGCACCTGTGAAATCTCCACAACCTAAATTTATTTCCGTAGCCGATAAGTTTGAAGAAAAAAAGTTTAACAGCCCCAACGATGCGGTTTATGACAATATAGGAAATCTTTATTTTACCGATCCTCCATATGGATTAAAAACCCAGAATGATGAATCTCCTGAAAAAGAGATTGAATTTAACGGGGTCTATAAAGTAGATAAAGAAGGTAAAGTAACTGTTTTAATTGATAGTTTAACACGTCCTAACGGAATAGCCTTTAATACTGACTATACAAGATGTTATGTATCCAATTCCGATCCTCAAAAAGCATATTGGGCAGTTTATGATGTAACCCCCGATAAAACATTTGCCAACGGAAAAATTTTCTTTGACGCCACCAATATGGTAAAACAAGGAAAAAAAGGACTTCCCGACGGGCTTAAGGTAGACGATATAGGAACACTTTATGCCACAGGCCCCGGTGGGATACTGGTATTAACAACCTATGGCGAACATATAGGAACTATCAACACACAGCATGCTACTGCCAATTGCGGGTTTAATGCAGATAAATCGGTACTTTATATAACTGCCGATAATTATATTATGAGGTTAAAATTACTTTAG
- a CDS encoding DUF6261 family protein, whose translation MTRYLKLSRNIRIAGLSGVSNRIVEFLEGQDLTPYTEYAQIMPDLQALTKAFTVAMDRDHIESELADLDAVRDKALSNLSHILKGYASLTIEEISEPAHRLLVIFNKYGLEIADYRYDAESGKIASLLLDLATPEAVTDISALAHVAHTISELTEAQHTFEAKKIVYDQAVETRKESTQSATILKPQLLDTINNLVNYHIAMVQFKDTNFKHIADTINGWIKDANNK comes from the coding sequence ATGACAAGGTATTTAAAATTAAGTAGAAACATTCGTATTGCCGGCCTAAGTGGTGTTAGTAACCGTATAGTTGAGTTTCTCGAAGGGCAGGATCTTACACCTTATACGGAATATGCACAAATTATGCCCGATTTGCAGGCGCTAACTAAAGCGTTTACAGTAGCCATGGACAGGGATCATATAGAATCCGAACTGGCCGATCTGGATGCCGTACGCGATAAGGCCCTGAGCAACTTAAGCCACATTTTAAAAGGCTATGCCAGCCTTACAATAGAAGAAATAAGTGAACCTGCCCATAGGCTGCTTGTTATATTTAATAAGTATGGGTTAGAAATTGCCGACTACCGCTATGATGCCGAAAGTGGAAAAATAGCATCGCTGCTATTAGATCTTGCTACCCCCGAAGCAGTAACCGATATTTCGGCACTTGCGCATGTAGCGCATACTATTAGTGAGCTTACTGAGGCACAGCATACGTTTGAAGCAAAGAAAATTGTCTACGACCAGGCTGTCGAAACTCGTAAGGAAAGTACCCAATCGGCCACAATCCTTAAACCACAATTGCTCGATACCATAAACAACCTGGTAAACTACCATATTGCCATGGTGCAGTTTAAAGATACCAATTTTAAACATATTGCCGACACTATAAACGGCTGGATAAAAGATGCGAACAATAAATAA
- a CDS encoding DUF4105 domain-containing protein has product MAADDEAAKKAANTEISNRKKYNACDNNCSTFTQRMANIATGGNNQIDAKQRITPGWILRRLGYKATDVVAPNNLYNAALKAKNAKKVKGPANVQAKPYLEYFGKN; this is encoded by the coding sequence TTGGCTGCTGATGATGAAGCTGCAAAAAAGGCTGCAAATACAGAGATAAGCAATAGAAAGAAGTACAATGCCTGTGATAATAACTGTTCAACATTTACCCAAAGAATGGCAAATATAGCAACTGGAGGTAACAACCAAATTGATGCAAAACAAAGGATAACACCAGGGTGGATATTAAGAAGACTTGGCTATAAAGCAACAGATGTTGTAGCACCAAATAATTTATATAATGCAGCATTAAAGGCTAAAAATGCTAAAAAAGTTAAAGGGCCAGCAAATGTACAGGCAAAGCCTTATTTAGAATATTTTGGAAAAAATTAA
- a CDS encoding RHS repeat domain-containing protein, protein MPAQVFFLYFPIQGKKAISCKLPAHNKTVNTIYSFKDGTNTGNDYTYDENGNLISDANKGITNIAYNHLNLPTQVSFASGSIQYIYSADGVKQKKVVSTGTETLYAGNYIYQGATGNAQLQFFNHPEGYVMSDNNGGYDYVYQYKDHLGNVRLSYADLDNNGAIDASTEILDEKNYYPGGLQHQGYNTVVNGTYHPYGFNGKEENNELGLNTLDFGARNYDPALMRWMNIDNHADSYFDYLPYNYAINNPVNVIDPDGNDIYILIWFSTDKNGGETGHAGIAIDNYKTQNKKDANGNDVLDANGNVVTEQVADGTYTYYDLWPKDPVGKTEMQDDVSPGYSEGIQINSLSDLTNTDVTYPSKWKCAYRRQVSRWNCTDIYFGC, encoded by the coding sequence GTGCCTGCACAGGTATTTTTTCTGTACTTCCCTATCCAAGGTAAAAAAGCAATAAGCTGTAAGCTTCCTGCTCATAATAAAACAGTAAATACTATCTACAGCTTTAAAGATGGCACCAATACCGGTAATGATTATACGTACGACGAAAATGGCAACTTGATATCCGATGCCAATAAAGGTATTACCAATATTGCCTATAACCACTTAAATTTACCTACGCAGGTAAGTTTTGCATCCGGGAGTATTCAGTATATTTATAGTGCCGATGGGGTAAAACAAAAGAAAGTGGTAAGCACAGGAACAGAAACTTTATACGCGGGTAATTATATCTACCAGGGAGCAACTGGAAATGCCCAGTTGCAGTTTTTTAACCATCCGGAAGGGTATGTAATGTCCGACAACAATGGTGGTTATGATTATGTTTATCAGTATAAAGATCATTTGGGGAACGTTAGACTGTCCTACGCAGACCTTGACAACAATGGGGCTATCGACGCATCGACCGAAATCCTTGACGAGAAAAACTATTATCCTGGCGGTTTGCAACATCAAGGATATAATACGGTGGTTAACGGGACTTACCATCCCTATGGCTTCAATGGCAAGGAAGAGAACAATGAGCTTGGTTTGAACACACTTGATTTTGGAGCAAGGAACTATGATCCTGCATTGATGAGATGGATGAATATTGATAATCACGCTGACAGTTATTTTGATTACTTGCCTTATAACTATGCGATTAATAATCCTGTAAACGTTATTGACCCTGATGGGAATGATATCTATATTTTAATCTGGTTTTCAACTGATAAGAATGGAGGAGAAACTGGCCATGCGGGAATAGCTATAGATAATTACAAAACTCAAAATAAAAAGGATGCCAATGGAAATGATGTGTTGGATGCGAACGGGAATGTGGTTACAGAACAAGTTGCAGATGGCACATACACATATTATGATTTATGGCCTAAAGACCCTGTTGGCAAAACTGAAATGCAAGATGATGTTAGCCCAGGATATTCAGAGGGTATTCAGATAAATAGTTTAAGTGATTTAACCAATACAGATGTAACTTACCCAAGTAAATGGAAATGTGCATACAGAAGGCAGGTCAGCCGATGGAATTGTACAGATATCTACTTTGGCTGCTGA